In Littorina saxatilis isolate snail1 linkage group LG8, US_GU_Lsax_2.0, whole genome shotgun sequence, a single genomic region encodes these proteins:
- the LOC138972584 gene encoding GTPase IMAP family member 9-like: MEMTDIKAYRTMEEADAEDIRPVLVIGKLGNGKSTLCNALVEGDHFAVGTGTSPETNTAQFASKWLGEIKLKVIDTPDITTLEMTPDQMKQEVEKWQEMTKPGPDVIILTVRCDVRYTAEEWAIYKEISGLWGEGPRGRLVVVFTFGDCQDLPIDEELKTECPELQSVLRDADWNYIVFDKTDPVSRKEAVERVVEVIHGEYTAVSHVPKNTKPRPSRFVIVLTVLMLLAAAGCIASLVMEHMGAAVACVACVVVLLVVTLLWVCCRKEKQERLLPK; encoded by the exons ATGGAGATGACAGACATTAAAGCGTACAGAACGATGG AGGAAGCAGATGCCGAGGACATACGCCCAGTCCTGGTGATTGGGAAATTGGGGAATGGAAAGAGCACATTGTGCAACGCTCTGGTGGAAGGGGACCACTTTGCTGTGGGCACCGGTACGTCACCAGAGACGAACACGGCTCAGTTCGCCTCAAAATGGCTGGGAGAGATTAAGCTGAAG GTAATAGACACTCCTGACATCACAACACTGGAAATGACACCAGATCAGATGAAACAAGAAGTAGAGAAATGGCAGGAAATGACGAAACCTGGTCCTGACGTCATCATCCTGACGGTCCGCTGTGACGTCAGATATACTGCGGAAGAATGGGCGATCTACAAGGAGATTTCAGGGCTGTGGGGAGAGGGACCCCGGGGTCGACTAGTGGTGGTCTTCACCTTCGGAGATTGTCAGGACTTGCCCATCGACGAGGAACTGAAGACCGAATGTCCAGAGTTGCAGAGTGTGCTTAGAGATGCTGACTGGAACTACATCGTTTTTGACAAG ACAGACCCAGTCAGCCGGAAAGAGGCAGTGGAGAGAGTTGTTGAGGTCATCCACGGGGAGTACACGGCAGTGAGCCACGTGCCAAAGAACACCAAGCCCAGACCTTCACGCTTCGTCATCGTTCTGACCGTCTTGATGCTTCTTGCTGCCGCTGGCTGCATTGCCTCCCTTGTCATGGAACACATGGGCGCGGCAGTGGCGTGCGTTGCATGTGTTGTCGTACTTCTGGTGGTGACACTGCTGTGGGTGTGCTGCAGAAAGGAAAAACAGGAACGACTGTTGCCGAAGTAG
- the LOC138972586 gene encoding von Willebrand factor D and EGF domain-containing protein-like, protein MNISLFAIVCFFMGSLAQGPIQERRMSRLPELDNLLFQDDVVLDVSKSVRSNVDCARRCASGPSCAAYTYIKASGACRGHSTTLTPADKVSGVAADGAKTFSRMNTVEEKESTTYSFGANDPCAEGNHTILDDVRRHVNNTVNAGMCDYGLVAGWYRFKLNGSDAVMPTYCVPVYRCGTHVSMWLDLGNVLLPNIGQQQDTRSCGYWNSDCCYVHTPVTVRNCGAYLVYHLTAPGCTSYFCAEPSN, encoded by the exons ATGAATATCAGCCTCTTTGCAATCGTCTGCTTTTTCATGGGAAGCCTCGCACAGGGTCCTATACAAGAACGTCGCATGTCACGTCTTCCGGAACTGGATAATTTGCTGTTTCAAGATGACGTTGTCTTGGACGTCAGCAAGTCTGTTCGTTCCAATGTAGATTGCGCTCGTCGCTGTGCAAGTGGTCCGAGCTGTGCTGCGTACACCTACATCAAGGCTTCTGGGGCGTGTCGCGGTCACTCTACCACCCTCACGCCAGCGGATAAAGTGAGTGGGGTGGCAGCGGACGGGGCGAAGACTTTCAGCAGGATGAATACGgtggaagagaaagagagcacgACCTACAGCTTTGGTGCGAACG ATCCCTGTGCGGAAGGAAATCACACCATACTTGATGACGTCAGACGGCATGTCAACAACACAGTTAACGCAGGCATGTGCGACTACGGTCTTGTCGCTGGCTGGTATCGTTTCAAACTCAACGGTAGCGACGCTGTCATGCCCACCTACTGTGTCCCC GTATACCGTTGTGGAACACACGTATCAATGTGGCTGGATCTTGGGAACGTTTTGCTACCGAACATTGGACAGCAACAGGATACACGTTCGTGTGGCTACTGGAATTCGGATTGCTGTTATGTTCACACTCCAGTCACCGTGCGAAACTGTGGAGCTTACCTCGTCTATCATCTGACTGCGCCAGGGTGTACATCATATTTTTGTGCAGAGCCAAGCAACTAG